Proteins from one Coleofasciculus chthonoplastes PCC 7420 genomic window:
- a CDS encoding SGNH/GDSL hydrolase family protein produces the protein MQKRKCLFRLVFFLSLVALVVSLVVNIFLFSQAKSYYLQLNKTNLDPLGLQTFSGDALADRSSTHSPVTVVFFGDSRAAMWVEPDNINDVSFINRGIGSQTSTQVWKRFDQHILPLHPDIIVVQVGINDLKTIPLFPKQKAAIISNCKTNIHKIVARAVKQDATVILTTIFPIGSVPLIRQPFWSPDVAKAVEDVNAYLYSLKAKNVLILDAYSLLVEDQHVKSQYIYDTLHINPRGYQALNQELKKMLLAGLIDIHK, from the coding sequence ATGCAGAAACGAAAATGCTTATTTCGGTTGGTATTTTTTTTATCTCTGGTGGCATTAGTTGTGTCGCTGGTTGTCAATATCTTCCTCTTCTCCCAAGCCAAATCGTACTACCTGCAACTGAACAAAACCAATCTCGATCCCCTTGGACTACAAACCTTTAGTGGGGATGCGTTAGCTGATCGTTCATCGACTCACTCTCCAGTAACCGTTGTCTTCTTTGGTGACTCGCGAGCAGCAATGTGGGTTGAGCCAGACAATATCAACGATGTTTCTTTTATCAATCGTGGCATTGGCAGTCAAACGTCCACTCAGGTATGGAAACGTTTTGATCAACATATTTTACCCTTACATCCCGATATTATCGTTGTGCAAGTTGGGATTAACGATTTGAAAACAATCCCGCTATTCCCTAAGCAAAAAGCCGCCATTATCAGTAACTGTAAGACTAATATTCACAAGATTGTCGCTCGTGCAGTCAAACAGGATGCCACTGTTATTTTAACCACCATTTTTCCCATTGGTTCGGTTCCCCTGATTCGTCAACCCTTTTGGTCACCTGATGTCGCCAAAGCCGTTGAGGATGTCAATGCTTACCTCTACTCGCTAAAAGCCAAAAATGTCTTAATTTTAGATGCCTATTCACTTTTGGTAGAGGATCAGCACGTTAAAAGCCAGTACATTTACGATACGTTACATATCAATCCCAGGGGGTATCAGGCGCTCAATCAGGAGTTAAAAAAAATGCTCTTGGCTGGATTAATAGACATTCATAAATAA
- a CDS encoding Glu/Leu/Phe/Val family dehydrogenase, whose product MSDSLLADAGTRLQAAMKHVSISEDAIARLKHPKMSLSVSIPVRMDDGSLTMVQGYRVRYDDTRGPGKGGVRYHPNVSLDEVQSLAFWMTFKCAVLNLPFGGAKGGVTVNPKGLSKLELERLSRGYIDAIADFIGPDVDILAPDVYTNAMIMGWMMDQYSIIRRQISPAVVTGKPITMGGSVGRDGATATGAYFVIESMAPKLDLIPQYTTIAIQGFGKAGAVLAELLAKAGYKVVAISDSQGGIYAKKGLDIPSIRQYKMSSQSLQAVYCQDTVCNIVEHEQLTNAELLALDVDILIPAALENQITHENVNDVRARYIFEVANGPITSEADKVLDSKGILVFPDILVNAGGVTVSYFEWVQNRSGLYWKMAKVNENLKQKMVEESQHIWSIYKELAVSLRTAAYVHALNRLGEALNAKGTRDYYVNGRIPGMNSR is encoded by the coding sequence ATGTCTGATTCATTATTAGCTGATGCTGGCACCCGATTGCAAGCGGCGATGAAACATGTCTCGATTTCCGAAGATGCGATCGCCCGCTTAAAGCATCCTAAAATGAGCCTGAGTGTGTCCATCCCGGTTCGCATGGATGATGGCTCATTAACCATGGTACAAGGATATCGAGTTCGATATGATGACACCAGGGGACCCGGAAAAGGCGGTGTACGCTATCATCCCAACGTTTCCCTGGATGAAGTTCAATCCCTCGCCTTTTGGATGACATTTAAATGTGCGGTATTAAATCTACCCTTTGGTGGTGCGAAGGGGGGAGTGACGGTTAATCCCAAAGGCTTATCCAAACTGGAACTCGAACGCCTCAGTCGCGGCTACATTGACGCGATCGCCGATTTTATTGGACCGGATGTGGATATTCTTGCCCCTGATGTTTACACCAATGCCATGATTATGGGGTGGATGATGGATCAATATAGCATCATTCGGCGTCAAATTAGTCCCGCTGTCGTCACGGGTAAACCCATCACCATGGGTGGAAGTGTGGGGCGCGATGGCGCAACCGCTACGGGGGCTTACTTTGTGATTGAATCCATGGCACCTAAACTGGATCTAATCCCCCAATACACGACAATCGCAATTCAGGGATTTGGTAAAGCTGGGGCGGTATTGGCAGAACTCCTGGCTAAAGCTGGGTATAAAGTTGTTGCCATCAGTGATTCTCAAGGTGGAATTTATGCCAAAAAAGGCTTAGATATTCCCAGTATTCGCCAGTATAAAATGTCAAGTCAAAGTCTGCAAGCGGTTTACTGTCAAGACACGGTTTGTAATATTGTTGAACATGAACAGTTAACCAATGCCGAACTCTTAGCCTTAGATGTAGATATTCTGATTCCGGCGGCGTTGGAGAATCAAATTACCCACGAGAATGTTAACGATGTCCGCGCCCGCTATATTTTTGAAGTCGCCAATGGTCCGATTACTTCAGAGGCGGATAAGGTTTTAGACAGCAAAGGAATTCTCGTATTTCCCGATATTCTGGTTAATGCGGGTGGGGTGACAGTGAGCTATTTTGAATGGGTACAAAACCGCAGTGGACTCTATTGGAAAATGGCAAAAGTGAATGAAAATTTGAAACAGAAAATGGTGGAAGAAAGCCAACATATCTGGTCAATTTATAAAGAGTTAGCTGTTTCCCTGCGAACCGCTGCTTATGTTCATGCGTTGAATCGCTTAGGGGAAGCCCTTAATGCTAAAGGAACCCGAGACTACTATGTCAATGGTCGCATTCCTGGCATGAATTCCCGGTAA
- a CDS encoding Crp/Fnr family transcriptional regulator yields MLTSVERLLFVRGVPIFQELRDDFLVRVASVMDELSFPSDHTIVTQGEEGRSLYIVVSGSVRVHIGDRDLAYLKQGACFGEMSLFDAEPRSASVTTLETCECLMLTQLQLYDAIDETPGIAINIIRLLSRRIRELNNKLNAYEVKHPASDFSKTSSNFTR; encoded by the coding sequence ATGTTAACCAGCGTTGAGCGTTTACTTTTTGTCAGGGGCGTCCCCATTTTTCAGGAATTGCGGGACGATTTTCTGGTGCGCGTTGCTTCGGTTATGGATGAGTTATCATTTCCGAGTGATCATACGATTGTTACCCAAGGGGAAGAAGGGCGATCGCTGTATATTGTGGTATCCGGTTCCGTGCGGGTTCACATTGGCGATCGCGATTTGGCTTATCTGAAGCAAGGTGCTTGTTTTGGCGAGATGTCACTGTTTGATGCTGAACCGCGTTCGGCTTCGGTGACGACATTGGAAACCTGCGAATGTCTGATGCTGACTCAATTGCAATTGTATGACGCCATTGATGAGACACCAGGAATTGCGATTAATATTATTCGCTTACTCTCGCGCCGCATTCGAGAACTAAATAATAAGTTGAATGCTTACGAGGTGAAACATCCGGCGTCTGATTTCAGCAAAACCAGCAGTAATTTTACGAGGTAG
- a CDS encoding HEAT repeat domain-containing protein produces MKLQTRTRIQNEWVRRILELVNLRPEEGERTFLMFAFYTATSVGLLWFEYSATALFLDEYGARWLPVIYIASSLMVSGLGVLYSWLQERVPMRRVLVTVAFLTCVPLLILRLTLGFSYLNGLIALGTVFLLRLWMDAVEVLNDLNSQVAANQLFNIREIKRTYPIVSSGLLVADVISGFSLPLLLLVVGTIQNVLVVAALMMMVGAGTLFYLTQRYQQAFPNLPTRDWEDDDQKFVVRRTTGHLQRYIVPLFAFFILGEALYLLVEFQYLGQLEANLEASDIAGFLGLFSGIVGIFELTSQWFISSRAVERLGVFVAAMMLPASLAIMGLITLSGLLDVVIKLFGAVITIPGFVTGLFVGLIFLRFIDELLRYTLIAGIEPFLFQPIPEGIRNALQTRVQGIAEPITTGVTGISMLAGIWLLHHLFPGQPESQIQQWQSGMFILAIVFFSLIWLLSAWSMRSTYVTLLVDSAEQGRLGFSDVDLKAFKRTVIETLEQPGTEADKRSCIQLLSQIDPTNVGEVLAPLLPRLSIALQCQSLEAMLEYPNPAYCRDVQVLIEQKPPPEVLALALRYVWLTQPELDIDTIKPYLHGTVDPMVRATAAAIILRRGTPQEKAEATEILRRMVNSKRERERVMGTRALGEAEYLQALRVYIPHLLKDESLRVRCALLEVIAATHLEESYPSLVRGLYYKSTREAARMALVRLGNEAIPLLLELAEDIHKPDLVRVQAWTALAEIGTPETLNYLVQQLMTSWGISRRNILRSLLKIPNEEGIDVVLDQLGRSGIETLIEQELLFLGQIYAALVDLKPELISGQEADLLRRALNDQQKDLLENCFLLMKFLYPVGAIQAASFNLESESRSNIAMGLEILDNTIDIPQKQAFLTLFDRRSFGEKLECLQELVSYQPMNPSDRVRRLIEFRHFLSDWTLACCFHLARGAYMSLTPAATLVCLRHPTGFVREAVLTYLKAASPRSCIELLPMLKHDSDRLVAAVAQQMSNEFGLVS; encoded by the coding sequence ATGAAACTACAAACTCGTACTCGCATTCAAAATGAATGGGTACGGCGAATCCTAGAATTGGTCAATCTTCGTCCAGAAGAAGGCGAGCGCACCTTTTTGATGTTCGCCTTCTACACTGCTACCTCAGTTGGGCTGCTTTGGTTTGAGTATAGTGCGACAGCACTGTTCTTGGACGAATACGGTGCGAGGTGGTTACCCGTCATTTATATCGCCAGCTCCCTGATGGTGTCTGGGCTAGGGGTCTTATACTCTTGGCTACAAGAACGGGTACCGATGAGGCGTGTCTTAGTTACAGTCGCTTTCCTAACGTGCGTACCCTTGTTGATCTTACGGTTGACCCTAGGCTTTAGCTATTTAAACGGGTTAATCGCCTTGGGTACCGTTTTTCTGTTGCGATTGTGGATGGATGCGGTCGAAGTTCTCAATGATCTCAACTCTCAAGTTGCCGCGAATCAATTATTCAATATTCGGGAAATTAAGCGCACCTATCCGATTGTGTCATCAGGACTCTTAGTGGCTGATGTGATCTCCGGCTTTTCTTTACCCCTGCTGCTGTTGGTTGTCGGCACAATTCAAAACGTTCTCGTGGTGGCGGCGTTGATGATGATGGTTGGCGCTGGCACTTTGTTTTATTTAACCCAACGCTACCAGCAAGCCTTTCCTAACTTACCCACAAGGGATTGGGAAGACGATGACCAGAAATTTGTGGTTCGCCGCACGACCGGACATCTACAACGCTATATTGTGCCGTTATTTGCCTTTTTTATTCTCGGTGAAGCCCTGTATCTGCTGGTAGAGTTCCAGTATCTGGGTCAATTAGAGGCAAATTTAGAAGCTTCAGATATTGCTGGGTTTTTGGGGTTATTCAGTGGGATTGTCGGCATATTTGAACTCACCTCTCAGTGGTTCATATCCAGTCGCGCCGTGGAACGTCTGGGCGTCTTTGTCGCGGCGATGATGCTACCTGCGTCCTTAGCGATTATGGGCTTAATCACATTGAGTGGTTTACTGGATGTGGTGATTAAGCTATTCGGTGCAGTCATTACCATTCCCGGATTCGTGACCGGATTATTCGTCGGTCTAATTTTTCTGCGGTTTATTGACGAACTCCTGCGCTATACCTTAATTGCTGGCATTGAACCGTTCTTGTTTCAACCGATACCCGAAGGAATTCGTAATGCCCTGCAAACCCGAGTACAGGGAATTGCAGAACCCATAACCACGGGTGTTACAGGTATAAGTATGCTCGCTGGGATCTGGCTGTTGCATCACCTATTTCCGGGACAGCCGGAATCCCAAATTCAACAATGGCAGAGTGGTATGTTTATTCTTGCTATTGTGTTTTTCTCCCTAATCTGGTTGCTGAGTGCTTGGTCGATGCGCTCGACTTACGTTACCTTGCTGGTTGATAGCGCTGAACAAGGACGCTTAGGGTTTTCTGATGTTGACTTAAAGGCGTTCAAGCGAACGGTGATAGAAACCTTAGAGCAACCGGGTACGGAAGCGGATAAACGCTCTTGTATTCAACTGTTATCCCAGATTGACCCCACGAATGTGGGTGAGGTACTGGCTCCCCTTTTGCCTCGCCTTTCTATTGCGCTTCAGTGTCAGAGTCTAGAGGCGATGTTGGAGTATCCCAACCCCGCCTATTGTCGGGACGTGCAAGTCTTGATTGAGCAGAAACCGCCGCCAGAAGTGTTGGCGTTGGCGCTGCGTTATGTTTGGCTGACTCAACCAGAATTGGATATTGACACGATTAAACCTTATCTCCATGGAACCGTTGATCCGATGGTGCGAGCCACAGCCGCCGCGATTATCTTGCGTCGGGGAACCCCGCAAGAGAAGGCGGAAGCGACAGAGATCCTGCGGCGAATGGTGAACTCAAAACGGGAACGAGAACGAGTTATGGGGACACGAGCCTTAGGAGAGGCAGAGTATTTGCAAGCCTTGAGAGTTTATATTCCTCATCTGTTAAAAGATGAATCGTTGCGTGTTCGTTGCGCTTTATTAGAGGTGATTGCGGCAACTCATTTGGAAGAGTCTTATCCATCGCTAGTACGAGGACTTTATTACAAATCGACTCGTGAAGCGGCTCGCATGGCGTTGGTGCGTCTGGGGAATGAAGCGATTCCGTTGCTGCTGGAGTTGGCAGAAGATATCCATAAACCGGATTTAGTTCGGGTACAAGCTTGGACGGCGTTGGCGGAGATTGGCACACCCGAAACCCTGAACTATCTGGTGCAACAGCTAATGACGAGTTGGGGGATCAGCCGTCGTAATATTCTCCGCAGCTTATTGAAAATTCCCAATGAGGAAGGAATCGATGTGGTGCTAGATCAGTTGGGACGGAGTGGGATTGAGACGTTAATTGAGCAAGAACTGCTGTTTTTGGGTCAGATTTATGCCGCTCTGGTGGATTTGAAGCCAGAACTGATCAGTGGACAGGAGGCAGATTTGCTGCGACGGGCGTTAAATGATCAGCAAAAGGATTTGCTGGAGAATTGTTTTTTGCTGATGAAGTTTCTTTATCCCGTTGGTGCAATTCAAGCGGCATCCTTTAATCTGGAATCTGAGTCCCGCTCCAATATTGCGATGGGATTGGAAATATTGGACAATACCATAGATATTCCCCAAAAGCAAGCCTTTTTGACGCTGTTTGATCGCCGTTCCTTTGGCGAAAAGCTGGAATGTTTGCAAGAACTGGTGTCTTATCAACCGATGAATCCTAGCGATCGCGTGCGACGATTGATTGAGTTCCGTCATTTTCTCTCGGATTGGACTCTGGCTTGTTGTTTCCATTTAGCGCGGGGGGCTTATATGAGTTTGACACCGGCTGCAACGTTAGTCTGTCTGCGTCATCCCACGGGTTTTGTCCGAGAAGCGGTTTTAACCTATTTGAAAGCCGCATCGCCTCGCTCTTGTATTGAGTTACTACCGATGCTCAAACATGATTCTGATCGGTTGGTGGCGGCGGTAGCTCAACAGATGAGTAACGAATTTGGTCTGGTGAGCTGA
- the infC gene encoding translation initiation factor IF-3, protein MSDRRRQRDLPQINERIRYPKIRAIDTDGTQLGIIAPQEALRIAEEKELDLVLVSDKADPPVCRIMDYGKYKFEQEKKAREARKKQHTADVKEVKMRYKIDDHDYQVRVNAARRFLKSGDKVKATITFRGREIQHANLAEDLLKRMATDLQDVAEVQQAPKREGRNMMMLLSSKK, encoded by the coding sequence GTGAGTGATAGAAGACGCCAACGCGATCTACCCCAAATCAACGAAAGAATCCGCTATCCTAAGATTCGTGCGATTGATACCGATGGCACACAGCTAGGAATCATTGCTCCTCAAGAGGCTTTACGCATCGCTGAGGAAAAAGAATTGGATCTGGTTTTGGTTAGCGATAAGGCAGATCCGCCCGTGTGCCGCATCATGGACTACGGCAAATACAAATTTGAACAGGAGAAGAAAGCCCGCGAAGCCCGGAAGAAGCAACACACGGCGGACGTTAAAGAAGTCAAGATGCGCTATAAGATTGATGATCATGACTACCAGGTGCGTGTCAACGCAGCTAGGCGCTTTCTGAAATCAGGAGATAAAGTTAAAGCCACGATTACCTTTCGGGGGCGAGAAATTCAGCACGCCAACTTAGCCGAAGACTTGCTCAAGCGCATGGCAACGGATTTACAGGACGTTGCTGAAGTGCAGCAAGCCCCCAAACGGGAAGGTCGTAATATGATGATGCTACTCTCTTCCAAAAAATAA
- a CDS encoding alpha/beta fold hydrolase, with product MNPSVSWQQRVGNQRDWVWQGWQTRYTYIRPPQSHSTLTPPVLLLHGFGTSIGHWRHNLPVLGQNYPVYALDLLGFGSSRKAGTRYTIELWVNQVYEFWRTLIQHPVVLVGNSIGSVVALSAAATHPEMVKGLALVNLPDFSLREEALPGWLRPVVSTVEGVVASPVVLQSLFYLLRRPSIVQKWAGLAYANPKAIDAELVDILTHPARDRGAAATFSALFKAMTSSKFGPPVKSVLPTLDSPILLIWGRQDRMIPSQLAQQFADLNPNIKLIELDNAGHCPHDECPEQFNQMLLDWLAGIEEVLSVEC from the coding sequence GTGAATCCATCGGTATCGTGGCAGCAACGAGTCGGCAATCAACGAGACTGGGTTTGGCAAGGTTGGCAGACTCGTTATACTTATATTCGTCCACCGCAGTCTCACTCAACATTGACTCCTCCCGTTCTGCTGCTGCATGGATTTGGTACTTCCATCGGACATTGGCGTCATAACCTACCTGTACTGGGTCAGAACTACCCGGTTTATGCGCTAGATCTGTTGGGGTTTGGCAGTTCGCGCAAAGCTGGGACAAGGTATACGATTGAGTTGTGGGTCAATCAAGTTTATGAATTCTGGCGAACCTTGATTCAACACCCCGTAGTGTTAGTGGGTAACTCAATCGGTTCAGTGGTGGCTCTGAGCGCAGCCGCCACTCACCCGGAGATGGTTAAGGGACTTGCCTTGGTTAATTTGCCAGATTTTTCCCTCCGAGAAGAGGCACTTCCGGGTTGGCTGAGACCTGTGGTATCAACGGTTGAGGGTGTAGTCGCGTCTCCTGTGGTTCTCCAAAGTCTTTTTTATCTGCTGCGACGCCCATCAATTGTCCAGAAATGGGCAGGACTTGCCTATGCCAACCCCAAAGCTATTGATGCAGAATTAGTGGACATTCTCACCCACCCTGCTCGCGATCGCGGGGCGGCGGCTACATTTAGTGCGCTGTTTAAAGCGATGACCTCATCTAAATTTGGTCCTCCGGTCAAATCGGTTTTGCCGACTTTGGATAGTCCTATACTGTTAATTTGGGGGCGTCAAGACCGGATGATTCCTTCCCAGTTAGCCCAGCAGTTTGCCGATCTCAACCCGAATATCAAGTTGATCGAGTTGGATAATGCGGGTCATTGTCCTCATGATGAATGCCCAGAACAGTTTAATCAGATGTTACTCGATTGGTTAGCTGGGATAGAGGAAGTGTTGAGTGTTGAGTGTTGA
- a CDS encoding PCP reductase family protein: MNSANYTDTLDWTPEAKAKLKKIPYFVRTQARQRIEHLAREADLDVVTVDIVEQARIEFGQ, from the coding sequence ATGAACAGCGCTAATTATACAGATACCTTAGACTGGACACCCGAAGCTAAGGCGAAACTCAAAAAAATACCGTATTTTGTGCGTACTCAAGCTCGACAACGGATTGAGCATTTAGCTCGTGAGGCTGATTTGGATGTCGTTACCGTAGATATTGTTGAGCAAGCTAGGATTGAGTTTGGTCAATAG
- a CDS encoding response regulator transcription factor: protein MPLIILVVDDNLGTRLSVSDYLEMSGYSVVTAEDGQEALSLIDKYHPHLIVTDINMPKLNGYELVQQVRKRPAFRLLPVVFLTERSSTEERIKGYQLGCDLYLPKPFEMKELSAVIRNLLERSQMMQAELRFSSTDTGPSTPSPETTEATPKSESTPRAIASPTSPSNVLHLTQREQQVLDLLTTGLSNSEIGNKLHLSPRTIEKYVSSLLRKTETSNRAEIVRFALENHLVD from the coding sequence ATGCCATTGATAATCCTGGTTGTAGATGACAACCTAGGTACTCGTCTTTCTGTGAGCGATTACCTGGAAATGTCAGGCTATTCAGTTGTAACGGCAGAAGATGGTCAAGAGGCTCTGTCTCTGATTGACAAGTATCATCCTCACCTAATCGTCACCGATATCAATATGCCGAAATTGAATGGCTATGAACTTGTGCAACAAGTTCGGAAACGACCAGCTTTCCGCTTGTTACCTGTGGTTTTTTTAACGGAGCGCAGTAGTACTGAGGAGCGGATTAAGGGCTACCAGTTAGGATGTGACTTATATTTGCCCAAACCCTTTGAAATGAAGGAATTGAGTGCTGTAATTCGGAATCTGCTGGAACGGTCTCAGATGATGCAAGCCGAATTACGATTCTCTTCCACTGATACAGGACCATCAACCCCATCGCCGGAGACGACGGAGGCGACGCCCAAGTCCGAATCAACTCCTCGTGCGATCGCCTCCCCCACCTCCCCATCCAATGTACTGCATCTGACTCAACGGGAACAACAGGTTTTAGACTTACTGACCACAGGGTTATCCAATAGCGAAATTGGGAACAAGCTACACCTGAGTCCTCGGACGATTGAAAAATACGTCAGCAGTCTCCTGAGAAAAACAGAAACCAGCAACCGTGCCGAAATTGTGCGTTTTGCCCTAGAAAATCATTTAGTGGATTGA
- a CDS encoding DUF6761 family protein gives MLQDTRTIRYYQQLTDALVFMWNRGYRFDELRLYVDGYLDALRHSNAIEVYLIHRLEEDAVRYLRDPSNFEAVPLPEPETDYY, from the coding sequence ATGCTTCAAGACACTCGAACCATACGCTACTATCAGCAACTTACAGATGCTCTAGTTTTTATGTGGAACCGGGGATATCGCTTTGACGAACTGCGGTTATACGTTGATGGCTATCTTGATGCTCTTCGACATAGTAATGCTATAGAAGTTTATTTGATTCATCGCTTGGAGGAAGATGCTGTTCGTTATCTACGCGATCCCTCCAACTTTGAAGCCGTACCCTTACCAGAACCCGAAACCGATTACTATTAA
- the grxD gene encoding Grx4 family monothiol glutaredoxin produces the protein MTSAVKERIDQLINQDKIVVFMKGTKLMPQCGFSNNVVQILNTLGVSYATVNVLDDPEVRQGIKEYSNWPTIPQVYVNGEFIGGSDVMIELYQNGELQEMVEVALAS, from the coding sequence ATGACGTCAGCAGTTAAAGAACGGATTGACCAGCTCATCAACCAGGACAAAATTGTGGTGTTTATGAAAGGCACCAAACTGATGCCCCAATGTGGTTTTTCCAACAATGTCGTCCAAATCCTGAATACCTTGGGTGTTTCCTACGCAACCGTGAATGTTCTCGATGATCCGGAAGTGCGTCAAGGCATTAAGGAATATTCCAATTGGCCCACGATTCCCCAAGTTTACGTGAATGGCGAGTTCATTGGTGGCTCAGATGTGATGATCGAGCTTTATCAGAACGGCGAATTACAGGAGATGGTCGAAGTGGCATTAGCATCTTGA